One Mercurialis annua linkage group LG3, ddMerAnnu1.2, whole genome shotgun sequence DNA window includes the following coding sequences:
- the LOC126675076 gene encoding polyamine oxidase 1-like, translating to MKTLIMLLPLLFHLLLSVASASSPSPTVIIVGAGMSGISAAKTLHEAGIKDILILEATPRIGGRLMKTKFSGSTVEMGGNWLFTGGPVANPLIDIANKLKLRTFYSDYENITANTYKQEGGLYPKKEVDEAYQVASDRDDFSEKLSEKLSAKKKDVDISILAAQRIYKRVPTTPLEMVIDFYYNDFEDAEPPKYTSLKHTIPRNELVDHGEDSYFVADPRGFEVLVQYLAKQFLSSLTSDPRLKLNKVVRDISYSDSGVTVKTEDGSTYNSKYVIISASLGVLQSDLIQFNPTFPIWKRIAISDFSMTIYTKIFIKFPYKFWPTGHGTEFFLYSHVRRGYYPIWQHLENEYPGSNTLMVTVTSDESKRVEQLSDGEVEAEVMEILKNMFGPHIPRPESILVPRWGMNKFYKGSYSNWPANYNQKRKDQLAAPVGPVYFTGEHISNKYIGYATGAYFAGIDTANDLLDCIKKKSCKSNHHI from the exons ATGAAGACTTTGATAATGCTTCTTCCCCTTCTTTTCCATTTACTTTTGTCTGTAGCTTCAGCTTCATCGCCGTCTCCGACGGTCATTATAGTCGGAGCTGGAATGTCAG GAATATCAGCAGCAAAAACACTGCATGAAGCAGGAATTAAAGACATTTTAATACTGGAGGCAACTCCAAGGATTGGTGGGCGTCTCATGAAAACAAAGTTCAGCGGAAGCACGGTGGAGATGGGCGGAAACTGGCTGTTCACCGGAGGACCTGTCGCAAATCCTTTGATTGACATTGCCAATAAACTCAAGCTCAGAACCTTTTATAGTGATTATGAAAACATCACAGCAAATACTTACAAACAaga AGGTGGACTATACCCAAAGAAGGAGGTGGATGAAGCATACCAAGTAGCAAGTGACAGGGATGACTTCTCCGAAAAGTTGTCCGAAAAATTATCTGCCAAAAAGAAAGATGTTGATATCTCAATTCTAGCAGCTCAGCGAATTTACAAACG GGTACCGACAACTCCGCTTGAAATGGTGATAGACTTCTATTATAACGATTTTGAAGATGCAGAACCACCAAAATACACAAGTTTGAAGCATACGATTCCTAGAAATGAGTTAGTAGACCACGGGGAAGATTCATACTTTGTCGCGGATCCAAGAGGATTCGAGGTTTTGGTTCAGTATCTTGCCAAGCAGTTTCTTTCCTCTTTGACTAGTGATCCCAGGCTTAAGCTCAATAAG GTAGTAAGAGACATAAGCTATTCAGACAGTGGAGTTACTGTAAAAACAGAAGATGGTTCCACCTATAATTCAAAGTATGTTATTATCTCTGCCAGCCTTGGAGTTCTCCAGAGTGACCTTATTCAGTTCAATCCTACGTTTCCT atatggaaaAGAATTGCAATATCAGATTTCAGCATGACCATATACACCAAGATATTCATCAAGTTTCCTTACAAGTTCTGGCCTACCGGCCATGGAACTGAATTCTTTCTCTACAGTCATGTGAGGCGGGGATACTACCCAATCTGGCAG cATCTGGAGAATGAGTATCCAGGATCCAACACTTTAATGGTGACAGTAACATCCGATGAGTCGAAGAGAGTTGAGCAACTATCAGATGGTGAAGTTGAAGCAGAAGTTATGGAGATTTTAAAGAACATGTTCGGACCGCACATTCCTAGGCCAGAATCAATACTAGTACCCAGATGGGGCATGAACAAGTTTTATAAAGGCAGCTATTCAAATTGGCCTGCTAATTATAACCAGAAGCGGAAAGACCAATTAGCG gcTCCTGTTGGTCCAGTATACTTTACCGGGGAACATATTAGTAATAAGTATATAGGATATGCTACTGGTGCTTATTTTGCAG GTATTGATACTGCAAATGATTTATTAGACTGCATTAAGAAGAAATCTTGCAAAAGCAATCACCACATATGA